From the Juglans microcarpa x Juglans regia isolate MS1-56 chromosome 3D, Jm3101_v1.0, whole genome shotgun sequence genome, the window CCATGCTCCAAACAACGCAACACGACATCAATATCCTCCATGTCTCGGTATAAAGCTGCGACAAAGCCAACCTGAGGAAGTCCAAAACGTCTCGAACGAGGTGGCAGAAAGGAAGCCGTAGTCCATTAGAAAACATGGAAGGGTACAATGCCACCTTCGCGGCAAAACTCTCCAAGTCGAATGCCCCTGGCAAGCCCCTGAGATCTCTAAGTTGATGGAGTCGGGCACCCCAAAAGAGGTCCTCACCAACCTCAGATCTGCAGAAAAGCAATTGAGGACTAGTGGTACCCTAAAAAATCTGGGAACTACCCCTAAACCTTAAGAGGATCTAGACCCCCTGGGACCCTGGTAGGCCCTTAAGGATAGGACGAATGCAAGCCCCGAGATAAGAAACGAGAGTTGTTCTTAGGCGCCATCGAAGACAGGAAGATGAGGTTTGGGATTATCGGAGGATGAAGAAGGTTGGAGGAATAAGTGGCTAGAAGTTGTTGGTGACAGTAGCAGAGATGAGAGGTGATTGAAGGaatgaagaaaaaggaagatggGGCGTGTGTTTAAGAAGGCTGCGCCGATTGAACTGCCCCAAGTTGGAAAGTGAAAAGTGTCACTGAAGTGGAAACGATGGGAGCAGATCTCATGACTTCCGCTGCACGAGGGAGTGTGGGATCGAGCCGCCATAAGTAGTCCTAGAAGTGGAGAAGTGAACCGGTATGTACAACAAGCAATCGATCCATTGAGCGTTATGAACTACTAAAGGATCACGgggttaaaaaaaagaagagagagagaaggaaaaaaaaaaaaagaaagaagaaaatggagaagagaaAATTTCCGTTACACACGTACGGTAGGAATTCATGGGGTAACTAGAATTGATATTTTTGGTTCCCACTAGACTAGACCTGGACCAGGCCCAACGAACAGGATGTGGCCAGCCCACCAAGCAATAAGAGAAGAAGAGGGCCCCCACGACGGAAGAAGGATCAGCATGAGAGAAAGGATAACGCCTACTCTGACACAACCTTGTTCGGATGGTCTGCAAGGATGCCACACCACATTAAATGTATAGATACGGAGCACAGACATGGGAACTCAACGAGAGGCACTATTCTTGGCAGAACGACAAGGTAGTAGCCGCACTCACGCACCTGCCATAGGGGACGTGACCCAAGAGAGCCACACCGTATTAAACGTGACGACATGGAACCCTGTATAGGAGACGGACGCCATTGTCACAAGATATGGGCCCTACTTCGATAAGAAGTATAAAAGCTCAACCCCTGGCCAGAAATTGTTTCTCACGTAGTCTTACATACCAAGATTCTCTCTAAGGATAAAAGAATTGACttaggtgcggtttggatagtgagattagatgagatgattttatatgaaagttgaatagaatattagtttttaattttattattgttttgaaatttgaaaaaattgaattatttattattttttgtgcagaaatttagaaaagttgtaatgacgagatgagatgagatgaaacactctcactatccaaacaagacataaagggatgcttggggaatgagatgagatgataattttatgaatagtagtaagatggtttgtgaatagtagttagatagtttgagataaatatttattgagttttgggaaaggagagataaaaatttgaataaaaaatattataaagttaaaatattgttagaatataattttttaatataatttttgttttgagatttaaaaaagttgaattattttttattttttattttttatttgaaaagttgtaataattagtttgaaagtgcttgtatttgaatgatgtttggaaaaaaaaatgagataagatgagatgaaatgagatgtgatgaaaaaTGTTTCCATGCATCCTTGGACAACCTTGGAGAGtgagatgatataaaaattttgtgaatagtagtaaaataatttgtgaataataataagataaattgagttaatgttttatgagattttgagaaatgagagagaaaaagttaaataaaaaatattataatattgttaaaatattattttttaatattatttttgttagaaatatagttaaaatattatttttgttaaaaaaaattgaattgttttttattttatgtttaaaattttgaaaaaattataataattaatttgaaagtatttatatttaaataatattttaaaataagatgagatgaaattttttttcaaacaaattgaCATCGGAGGTGTCTCTCCACTCCCGAGCCCTCACATTTCTCGTGTTGTTTaaagttctctctctttctttgaatCCACAACCGTTACCCCTATCACTGGCATTTATATCTCATCAAACGACTTTATATCAACCTTTTCTGAAGTCGAAAACAACGAACGGTGGTGATTGCTATAGAAAAGTAATCTCACTCTCACAGCCTCTCGAACTTGGCCTCAAACACGTCCTGATTCGATCCTTTCCTCACGTGATCAGTACGTGGGGTCCATACTAGAAAAAGAAGAACTAAGCAAAAAGACTACTTTTCTAAgattgtaataatttatttatttatactcGTGCACGCCAAAGACACACAACACGTGGAGCTCAACGGTTGCGCTCAAACCCACGACTAACGGTTTGCGACAAAGTTGTTGTTGACTTCGCAACTGTCCAAAGACTTTTATTATCTTGTGCTCTGCGCGTCCATGAAAATTCAACTTACTACGACtcgaataatatttatagtgctaataatcatttcatcccacgaaaaatataattaatctacTTTTTCAAAGCTTTTGCTAGTTCTAGctgaaaattttagaattttgttttatttttcaatctttaaTGCCGAAATAaatcactttgatttttttaggcACAAAACATCGATCCTTAGAACATACCTTTCCTATACAAGCATTAGCAATGATTTAGCGATTGTCAActctaaaatttgactaaaatttgaagttttggttaaaatcaaaattattaaaaatgttaatttatattagactattcatctaaaagtcaaaatagtaatataatattaaatattttaataataattttttaatttttttatattttgtaaatacactccacatattaattcataatttaatttttacttaaaattattattttctaactatttttttctcaacctaattatctaATAGTagttattgaaaatatttttagagtaaaatattatttgaaagataaatagtaactgatcaaatttaaaaaaatgaatgaatatattGTAACTCAAAAGTTGAGTCTTGGAATTTTAATTACTTCAACGTAGACCACTTTTGAGCCTTAGAATTTCCAatccaatgccagtgctcttagACCAGATATTTTAGCTACTTTTGTCATCTATCAAAATCGTGTACGAAATTGGAAAGCAATTTCATGTATTAAATTTATcgttattaaatttaatttataaaattcttatagTAAAGTTTgtattaaattgaaaatgattaaataaagTTCTATTATtggtagtattttttttatttttacatcaattatTGGTAATATTACAGTACGAGGTTGtagtttataatattattgatagaGTGGCAGGTGAAGTTCTATGAATTCGGAAGCAATTTCGGATTCATTGCACCTGGACGTATATAATACGccttcttttaatttgttttgatgttctccttcttcttcggtgattttcttttctttgatatcATAATCGAACttttcagagaaaaaaaaaaaaatcaaacttttttCAGAAACATGAGGACCATCTAGTGTGGAGATCGAACAAAAAGCGAAGGTGGTAATTACTTGTCTGCAAGAGTATAACTTTTGCGTTCGATATAAAACTAAACTATAATAAGTTCTTTTTGCCTTTCtttctgaattttttattagtttttgttgctcttttttctttttcttgcctACAGAAACTTAGGATATATATGAGGTGGAAGTGGAAGAGGGACCTCTTTTGTCTAGGTGCAATCGAATGATCATCCACTATCAACGGCTAATTTGCTTGGGAAGCATATTAAGGAAGGTGAGGGTAGACTCCATTTTAGCCTTTATTCTCCAGAAGAAACATGCAATTGGAGAAGGACCCAACCCcactaaagaagaaaaaaataatccctgggttttgtttcatttcatggattgtttatgattttttaccGTGTTCTGTATATTGGTTGGATTCTTCCCCCTGAACGTGTAAAAACTATCTTCCTTGTGCAATGTAGGTGGAACTAGATCATATAGGATTCGATATTAGGGTAgtatgaatatttgtattaatcAAGTTGATTACTACGATCAGTTTGATGGGCTTGGTCAATTTGGCTTCTAAGGTATTCCAAAGGGACATGATTGATTCTTGAACTCTGAAAGTTTTGGGAATAACATTTTTTGTATGACACTGAACTAAAGCTAAAATGGTTGGATGCTGTGTTTTTTGTCAGTGTCCatcaaaactaatattaattcCAATATCTACTGTAGCAAGATTTATTGGGTTTATCGTCTAGAGCAAGGCATTGTTGTTTACATTGGCAACTTGACCTCTTATGTCAAGAAATTCGATACAATTTAGTTTTGTGGTTTGATGttgttgtttgtgtgttttggTTTCGGGTCATACAtgtaataccccatatgataagaataagagTAGATAGTGTTATTGCTTagaataagaagtttttattctctataaaatttcaataaaacttcaattatatcattgattagtccttttaaAATATAGACCATATAATTTGAACTTTTCATTAGAGCACTACAAATGCTCATTTCTAATTAGTATAAGCTCCGATACCTtgtaaagaaaaagaacttctcattcttaaccaatataaaatcttataaacTACCTCCTATTATCCTTATCGGTATAACAATACAAGTTCTTGGAAGATTTTTATGTGAAGAAAATTAGCCTATGGGCTGCCTAAGATTCTGACAGTGGTTTACGTCAAAATGGGGGCCAATGAGACTACAACTACACCTTTCAATCGCTGGCTGTGATAGACTGGAATTGCGTTTTGCATACCCTTTATTAACTTCCAAATTGTTAAGCAGAGCACCACTTGAAGGGGGATCTTTCAGTTGAAGAATCAACCCCTCCGATCcctgagaaaggaaaaaagaaattttttgagataggaaaaagaaaatagaaagggGGGAACTGTGAGATATAAAGGTGGACGTGCTTCTAATTTTTTTGCTGCTGCCATGTGTGTTTGAAAGTCAATACCTTCCCAATCAGCATAGTTTAATCGGTAAGCACTACAATTATGGAAGACTTGATTACTGGCTTACATCAATCACAAGGGTACTAAAACATTCCATGTGTCGGCTGCCTGCGATTAGCAATTGCGTTTCACATTGCTGCTTATCTTGTATATGACATGTAAGGGATCCAGATTCATGacgaattgtttttttattattctctctttttaagtTGAAAAGTTTGACCAGAAATCCTAAGAACTTATATAACCAAGAGCACACCAACGACCTTCCACATCAAGAAGGCTCTTCTAAGCATTCGAACATATACTGTCCGAGTCTTCTGCTTGCATCTATTTACTTCGTTGAGGTTAAATATCGTAAACTATTCCTTCTTACTTGTGATTTCTTTTGTTATAGTAGTTGTGGATTCCATGAGCTATATGCAATTATGTGAACTCATCATATGATTTTTAAGACCATTATTTTACTTTAAGGCTTTGAAGCTTGATggtgttataaatatattttgcatgTAGAAGAAACTACGTTACTTGTAGTTTGGCTCAGCACTTTAAGCTTTTTAGGCTAGCATCCTGATGTTCCTAGTCATGATTTTCTTATGCTTTTCTTATGCTACAGGTGAGCTAATTTTGTTTGCCTCTAATGGGTCATTCAACTGATgagaaacttgaaaaaaaagagatggaTACCAGAAGTCTATCATCCTCACGCCATCCATCACTGAACATTCACAAGGTGGGAGTTCCCCCCAAGCAAAATCTCTTCAAGGAATTCAAAGCTACTGTGAAAGAAACACTCTTTTCAGATGATCCTTTACGTCCCTTTAAGGATCAATCTGGGTCTCGCAAATTCATTTTAGGCATCCAGGCCATTTTCCCCATATTTGAGTGGGGTAGAAGGTACAACCTAACCAAATTCAGAGGGGATCTTATTGCAGGACTCACTATTGCAAGTCTCTGCATTCCTCAGGTAAATTTTCTGCCCGgcagatatataaatataacttggaggaaagaaaaagaaacagaaaatatatactatttgcCCCATTTACGCAGCTCTAATAGTTTATTGACTACCAAAATAGGACATTGGATACGCAAAGCTTGCAAATTTGGCTCCACAATATGGATTGTGTAAGTTTCCATACTACGTTTGTACACATTGCATTTCCTGTTACTGTTTTCCTTGGACTTATTATAAAGCTTCTCTGTTTTGTATTGTTCTAAATCAATACAGATTCCAGCTTTGTTCCACCATTGATTTATGCCTTCATGGGTAGTTCAAGAGACATAGCCATAGGACCTGTGGCCGTGGTCTCTCTCTTGCTGGGAACCCTACTTCAAAATGAGATCGACCCCACTACAAATCCTACAGAGTATCGGCGGCTTGCATTCACAGCTACATTTTTTGCTGGAATCACTCAAGCCACCCTAGGGTTCTTCAGGTAATTAAATCCCATATCTTCAcaagttagaaaaataaattttgtcttaaATGTCTATTACTATTGGTCTTGCATcactcatattattttttaaggcCCTTGAAGGCTTCTAGCATTCTGCCAACTGTGAATATATTATGTTGGTTTGGGTTTTATTATCAGGTTGGGTTTCTTGATTGACTTCCTATCCCATGCTGCCATTGTCGGTTTTATGGGTGGAGCTGCCATCACTATTGCACTCCAACAGCTTAAAGGTTTTCTTGGAATAAAAAAGTTCACAAAGAAAACTGATATTATCTCTGTAATGCACTCAGTATGGGGCTCAGTCAATCATGGAGTAAGACCTCTTTTTTCTCTATCTCCATCACTTTGTTTTGCCTTTCTCATCCTTTTCTTCTGAAAAGGATCCACAATGACATTAAGAATCTTCTAGTGAAAATAAACATCAAAGTCAAGTTAATCTTATATCAAGCACTTTGCAGTGGAACTGGCAGACTATACTTATTGGAGCAACCTTTTTAAGTTTTCTGCTGTTTGCTAAATTCATGGTAAGAGCTCCTAATCACTCACACTATTTACCTAAAATGTTGAAGGCTGTAAATTATTTTCTGATTGACATATTCTGGGGATCAGGGAAAAAGGAACAAGAAGCTCTTCTGGTTACCTGCAATTGCCCCATTGATATCTGTTGTTCTGTCCACCTTTTTTGTGTATATAACCCATGCAGAAAAGAATGGTGTTGAAATTGTAAGTTCTTTGGTCATTCTTCTTCTCTTGGtgcttttatgaaaaaatagtttgtgaaaacAATCCTAAGCATGGTGGGATTGCAATAGTACTATTTGCAGCAGCAATGACACTGATAGTTTAATTGTTGTGTAAAGGTGAAACATATAGAGAAAGGAATTAATCCCTCGTCGGTTAATGAGATATATTTCCATGGTGAATATCTTGGCAAAGGTTTTAGGATTGGGATGGTGGCTGGTATGATAGCATTGACGGTGAGCCATCACATAACCCATCTCTTATCAAGAGGATTGGATCCTCGGTTATTGTATCTAGCCAATTTGCTTGTATAACTCATCTTGGGGCAATTCTATCAGGAAGCCATAGCAATTGGAAGAACATTTGCTTCCATGAAAGACTATCAACTTGATGGAAACAAAGAAATGGTGGCACTAGGAGCAATGAATATTGTTGGTTCAATGACTTCCTGCTATGTTGCGACAGGTAAGAAGAAAGCACAACTGAACCTGCCTACTTCCAAATATGATGCTCGTTAAATGAGGGGAACTAGTATTCATCTGTGACAAGAGTTACATCCCATAATCCTTTGTTTTAGTAGCACATGCTAAAGTGCAGCAATCCTTCTAATCAGAACGATAAAAGCACGAGTATAATACATACTAAAACTCTgtcaaacaaaatttaattttaacaaCCAGATGGTTATATATCATGTTCCCTGAAGAATGGAAAACCTAAATGACCAATGTGTAAGAAATACATGTGACTGAGTAACATGAAAATGGTTTCCGCACCTTTGACCGGTTTCCATGAAAATGGTTTATTAACTGCAGGTTCGTTCTCACGGTCAGCTGTGAATTACATGGCTGGCTGCCAAACTGCAGTCTCCAACATTGTGATGTCCTGCGTCGTAATCCTAACCTTGGAATTCATCACACCTCTTTTCAAGTACACACCAAATGCCATTCTCTCTGCCATCATCATATCAGCTGTGATCAACCTAATTGACTTCCAAGCAGCAGTCCTGATATGGAAGAttgataaatttgattttgttgcttGTTTGGGAGCCTTCTTTGGAGTAATTTTTTCCTCTGTTGAGATAGGCCTCTTAATTGCGGTAAGAATTAAGATATCCACCTCTTTAATTCCTTAGTTCCAAATTAATACGAGTTATCTTATATTATCTAATTCCTCTTCACTGAGTGCTGTCACAGGTCTCAATATCCTTCGCTAAAATCCTATTACAAGTTACCAGGCCAAGGACTGCAATTCTTGGGAAGATTCCTAGGACTGCTGTGTACAGAAATATCCAACAATATCCAGATGCAACTAAAGTTCCAGGTGTTCTGATTGTGAGAATTGATTCAGCAATTTACTTTTCCAACTCCAATTATGTTAAGGAGAGGTAAATATGGTCTTTCTTCTCTTGTGCTAAATTCATGCCATTTGGGAtccattaaatttgaaattcaatgcAACCCATTTTAGGACTCCATCTGTATCTAGGCAGTTCCAAGAATTACTAAAATTCCATTGCATAATCTGGAGACTCATAGGGCTCAAAAAAGCTTCTAAGTTCTGTAGGAATGAAGGGAATTATATACTAGAGAATCAAGCAGAGGGAAGGTTAAGTGATAGCAAAAAAGTATGAGGAATGTAGGGTTTGAATAGCTAGAATGACGAAGTTGAAAGAGCGAAAATTGAAGTTTTCTGATTGATCTGTTTCTTAAGGCATATTGGACTTTTTGTACCCAAGTACTTAATCCTAATGGTATGTAACATATGATGCCTCCaaataaaaagaacttaaaattAGGGGCAACTTTGAAGTTTTGGAATATGCTATGTTAGACTTCGAGTTGCTTCCACCATGcttaagttttttttctctctcttcaactTCACTGCAGGATATTAAGGTGGTTGACAAATGAGGAAGAACAAAAGAAAGCGGACTACCAACCAAGAATCCAAATTTTGATAGTTGAGATGTCACGTAAGCAATTATTTTACCAAGTCTCTAAACTTAATGTGCCAACACACACACAGGCACTTGTTGGCATCTGAACATATTTTTCgtgttgtttttttgtttattgcaGCTGTTACAGACATTGACACCAGTGGCATTCATGCCTTGGAAGAACTATATAGGAGTCTCCAGAAGAGAGACGTTCAGGTTGATAAACTTCCATGCTAAAACCACCCTTTCTGCAATATAATCCacttgaaaaaacttttgaatgTGCCAGCATCAAATACTTCCTTCGAAACAATTCACACTGTATTATTTTGTACTAATAAATTGTCTTACCTGAATTTTCCATGATGTTTTGCAGCTCATTCTGGCGAATCCTGGGCCAGTGGTGATTGACAAGCTCCACGCTTCCAACTTTACAAACGTGATTGGCGAGGACAAAATCTTCCTCACAGTTGCAGACGCTGTCTCCTCCTGTTCTCCAAAGTTGGTTGAAGAAGCTTGATAAAGAAGGAATGACAGCATAAGATGATGAGAAGCAGGAGCATACCTAGGTGTTGGAGTTGAAAGCTTTGGAAAACAGGTCTGGTTGAGTCGTGGTGGGTGGTGACTAGGCCATCATAAAAGTGGTTAAGTGGACTCTGAGATCCTAATCcagtgaaaaaaagaaaagaaaagcaaagaaaaaggtGCACAATTTGTGCACTCAAAAAGCGATGAGGTTGTTTAATTTACAGAAAGGTCCATATAAATGTAACTAATTTAGAaggaattttgttttcttccagTTGATGAATGTGTTTTGATCATTCTTACGAGATAAAGCAAAGGTCTAAAGCCTGTTTCATATTTTCTTGTTGGCCTGTCTTCTTTAGAAATACTTCATGATTGACTCAAGCTGGACATATTGGTCGATATTGTTTTTTTCAGAGCGAATTGGTGATCCATGTTCTTATTGCACACTTATGAGAAGAGAGCATGCATCATCATTTATGCTGATTGATGCaatagattttaaataattttataaattaatcacTAAAATAAAAAGCTAAATCAGCTATTGACACATGTCACAATACAAGATGATCAAGTAACTAGCTTTACTTT encodes:
- the LOC121256729 gene encoding sulfate transporter 1.3, with translation MGHSTDEKLEKKEMDTRSLSSSRHPSLNIHKVGVPPKQNLFKEFKATVKETLFSDDPLRPFKDQSGSRKFILGIQAIFPIFEWGRRYNLTKFRGDLIAGLTIASLCIPQDIGYAKLANLAPQYGLYSSFVPPLIYAFMGSSRDIAIGPVAVVSLLLGTLLQNEIDPTTNPTEYRRLAFTATFFAGITQATLGFFRLGFLIDFLSHAAIVGFMGGAAITIALQQLKGFLGIKKFTKKTDIISVMHSVWGSVNHGWNWQTILIGATFLSFLLFAKFMGKRNKKLFWLPAIAPLISVVLSTFFVYITHAEKNGVEIVKHIEKGINPSSVNEIYFHGEYLGKGFRIGMVAGMIALTEAIAIGRTFASMKDYQLDGNKEMVALGAMNIVGSMTSCYVATGSFSRSAVNYMAGCQTAVSNIVMSCVVILTLEFITPLFKYTPNAILSAIIISAVINLIDFQAAVLIWKIDKFDFVACLGAFFGVIFSSVEIGLLIAVSISFAKILLQVTRPRTAILGKIPRTAVYRNIQQYPDATKVPGVLIVRIDSAIYFSNSNYVKERILRWLTNEEEQKKADYQPRIQILIVEMSPVTDIDTSGIHALEELYRSLQKRDVQLILANPGPVVIDKLHASNFTNVIGEDKIFLTVADAVSSCSPKLVEEA